The genome window CTGTGAGATTGTCTAAACCTTTGTTCCTCTGAACAGTTTCAAGTTGGATATCATATTGCGTAATCTTGTAACCTCTCATAATAGGTGGAAAACGAGCAAATAATAGCGACGGATGCTGAGGAAACCGTTGGAGAAGAAACTGAAGATGGTGCTCCATTATCTGAACAAATGCAGCTTGACATCGCAAGCATCCATGAAAAGATCAATAGCTTCACTACTCTGGTGCGTGcttaatctatatatatttgaaaatgaagttGATATTGCCAGAACTTTCAATTACATTATGTTGATGTTAAAAGCACAATCATCAATTTATCTGCAACCTTTTGCtggttttcttttttcaatattCTTTTCTTTGATTGTTTCATGTAGGTTTCCGAGCTCATGGAATCTGGAAAGTCACTCCTCCTGGAAAGAAGTAATCAATTTGAAGAAAGATTGATATCGTGAGTAATGGAAGAACAACTAAGACAAGAAAAAGATCTCATGCACAAACCATGACTTAAGtataaattatctttctatGCAGAATCCACAAGGAACAGACTGAAAAATGGGAGCAGGAGATCAGGGAGCTGCGTCTGCTTGATGCTGCAAATGAGGAAGCTAACAGCCTCTTACACGATGCTCGATATCTACTTCAAAATGTCCATATTGACTCATAAAGGTTAAGTCTCAGTCAGCAACTTATTTGTCATAAATTTGGCTGCATAAGTAGATTTATTCTACAGTTATTACTGTTCCCAATTGTAATAAGACTTTGAGATAGTTAGAAGCTGATGCTGGTGAAACAAACTTCTGGATTGAAATTTGCAGGTCTTGTAGTACTTGCATCTAAGA of Daucus carota subsp. sativus chromosome 3, DH1 v3.0, whole genome shotgun sequence contains these proteins:
- the LOC108214068 gene encoding uncharacterized protein LOC108214068; the encoded protein is MEGEEADVGRKRMRQSVENEQIIATDAEETVGEETEDGAPLSEQMQLDIASIHEKINSFTTLVSELMESGKSLLLERSNQFEERLISIHKEQTEKWEQEIRELRLLDAANEEANSLLHDARYLLQNVHIDS